A single window of Flavobacteriales bacterium DNA harbors:
- the xth gene encoding exodeoxyribonuclease III has translation MNFISWNVNGIRAVIKKDFFPVLEGFNADVLMLQETKAQDDQVREALFGMIDGYELFVTSAEKKGYSGTAILTRHQPLSVKYGIGDTEHDQEGRVITLEFDSYFVVNVYVPNGSAELKRIPYRQKWDVAFLAYLKNLEASKPVIIGGDFNVAHQPIDLARPKDNYNKTAGYTQVEIDGFEQFMQSGWVDSFRALHPEEIKYSFWNIRFGARARNVGWRIDYFLVSSMLKSRITEAEILNDVHGSDHCPVSLTLED, from the coding sequence ATGAACTTTATATCGTGGAATGTCAATGGGATAAGGGCTGTCATAAAAAAGGATTTCTTTCCCGTTCTGGAAGGTTTCAACGCAGATGTTTTGATGCTGCAGGAAACCAAAGCCCAGGATGATCAGGTGCGCGAAGCTCTGTTTGGCATGATAGACGGGTATGAATTGTTTGTTACATCGGCTGAAAAGAAAGGTTATTCCGGTACGGCGATTCTGACCAGGCATCAGCCGCTGTCGGTTAAATACGGTATCGGTGATACCGAACATGACCAGGAGGGGCGTGTGATCACCCTGGAGTTTGATAGCTACTTTGTGGTGAACGTCTATGTTCCGAACGGATCGGCGGAACTAAAGAGAATCCCTTACAGGCAGAAATGGGATGTCGCGTTTCTTGCCTACCTTAAGAATCTTGAAGCATCCAAGCCGGTGATTATTGGTGGGGACTTCAATGTGGCCCATCAACCGATCGATCTGGCCAGGCCCAAAGACAATTACAACAAAACGGCGGGCTACACACAAGTGGAGATAGATGGCTTTGAGCAGTTCATGCAATCGGGATGGGTGGATAGTTTCAGGGCGCTGCATCCGGAAGAAATCAAGTATTCTTTTTGGAACATTCGCTTTGGTGCGCGTGCGAGAAATGTTGGGTGGAGGATTGATTATTTTCTTGTAAGCTCCATGCTGAAGTCCCGGATCACTGAGGCGGAAATTCTGAATGATGTGCACGGCTCCGACCATTGTCCGGTCAGCCTTACTTTGGAAGATTAG
- a CDS encoding DNA polymerase III subunit alpha → MLVNCHTYYSFKYGTLSPRQLLQALSERGHNIAALTDINSTSACVDYVRLAPEYGIQPVLGIDFRNGAQQQYIGLARNNNGYKALNEHFILHSHTQTPFPNHAPSIPDTFIIYPLQNTSPESLQKHEFAGVRLSQLRHLPFSTWKNHAHKLVLLQPVTFLDKRGYNTHRLLRAIDNNTLLSKLAKQEEAPPDETMPSLRELQIMLEHHSLIANNTCRILEQCTISFEFKTPKNKMHFTSSSTEDIALLRQQCKEGITYRYPHITPEIIARMEKELDVICQLQFCAYFLINWDLVRFARRHNYYHVGRGSGANSMVAFLIGITDVDPLELDLYFERFINPSRNSPPDFDIDFCSRDRQAITQYLFDRHGWKHTALLGAYNTFQYRSVIRELGKVFGLPAQEIDKLQTLDHPKQADDMGKLVLQYSHLIHDFPNHLSVHSSGILVSQEALHTFTATTIPPKGFPTTHFSMLEAEDLGYAKFDILGQRGLSKIQDAITIIEKQRNTRIDIHDIQRFKEDEQVRHLLRTGMAIGCFYIESPAMRMLLTKLQADDYLRLVAASSIIRPGVSKSGMMGEYVRRYRYPEYRVSAREQLPELYDLLHETYGVMVYQEDVMKVAHYFAELTMGEADILRRGMSWKFKQRNEFHKVRDRFFSNCKAKGYSEPVIADIWKQIESFANYAFAKGHSASYAVESFQALYLKAHFPLEYLTATINNGGGFYRPELYIHEAVMLGGKVEAPCINSSHMAATLHGNSIYLGLGMVKGLDEQVIRKLLATRDYEGPFGSLQDITNRMEIPLEQLRILIRIGALRFTKKPAKELLWDAHDLLGNRKRSAPTPSLFRETARKFTLPELFHHPLETAYTEMELLGFSLSTSPFELVTQLPEDKIPADKMKYHVGKIIEITGYLVHVKHTQTGNGQKMSFGTFIDRQGHWIDSVQFPNISQRYPFRGPGCYLIKGKVVDDFGFITLETIQLHRLEYNHMDEVPHRLKLPSSYDTGRVMPSSKKR, encoded by the coding sequence ATGCTGGTAAACTGCCATACTTATTACAGCTTCAAATACGGCACCCTTTCCCCCAGGCAACTCCTGCAGGCACTTTCAGAAAGAGGCCACAACATTGCAGCACTCACAGACATCAACAGCACATCTGCCTGTGTGGACTATGTTCGCCTGGCACCTGAATACGGCATCCAACCGGTGCTTGGTATTGATTTCCGGAACGGCGCACAACAACAGTACATAGGACTTGCCCGGAACAACAACGGATACAAAGCACTGAACGAACACTTCATCCTGCACAGCCACACCCAAACGCCGTTTCCAAACCACGCACCCTCCATCCCCGACACCTTCATCATATATCCGCTTCAAAACACTTCTCCCGAATCATTACAGAAACACGAGTTTGCAGGCGTAAGACTCTCCCAACTCAGACATCTGCCCTTTTCCACCTGGAAGAACCATGCACACAAACTGGTGCTGCTGCAACCCGTCACCTTCCTGGACAAGCGTGGATACAACACCCACAGGTTGCTGAGAGCAATCGACAACAACACCCTGCTCAGCAAACTAGCAAAACAAGAAGAAGCACCACCCGATGAAACCATGCCATCCCTTCGGGAATTGCAAATCATGCTTGAACACCATTCTCTGATTGCAAACAACACCTGCCGGATCCTGGAGCAGTGCACCATTTCATTCGAGTTCAAAACCCCTAAAAACAAAATGCACTTCACCTCTTCATCCACCGAAGACATCGCTTTGCTTCGCCAACAATGTAAAGAAGGGATTACATACAGATATCCGCACATCACCCCTGAGATCATTGCCCGCATGGAGAAAGAGCTTGATGTAATCTGCCAACTCCAGTTCTGCGCTTATTTCCTGATCAACTGGGACCTGGTACGCTTTGCACGCCGGCACAATTACTACCATGTGGGAAGAGGAAGCGGCGCAAACAGCATGGTGGCCTTCCTGATCGGCATCACAGATGTAGATCCGCTGGAACTGGACCTGTACTTCGAACGATTCATCAATCCCAGCCGCAACAGTCCACCCGACTTTGATATCGACTTCTGTTCCCGGGACCGGCAAGCCATCACCCAATACCTCTTTGACCGGCACGGCTGGAAGCACACCGCGTTGCTCGGGGCATACAACACATTCCAATATCGGTCGGTGATTCGTGAACTCGGCAAGGTATTCGGACTTCCCGCACAAGAGATCGACAAACTGCAAACACTTGACCATCCAAAGCAAGCTGATGACATGGGAAAACTGGTATTGCAATACAGTCATCTCATCCACGACTTCCCCAATCACCTTAGCGTACATTCGAGCGGCATCCTGGTTTCACAGGAAGCGCTGCATACGTTCACAGCCACCACGATCCCTCCCAAAGGATTTCCCACCACACATTTCAGCATGCTCGAAGCGGAAGACCTCGGCTATGCCAAGTTCGACATCCTTGGGCAACGGGGCTTGAGCAAGATCCAGGATGCCATCACCATCATAGAGAAACAACGAAACACCAGAATCGATATCCATGACATTCAACGGTTCAAAGAAGATGAACAGGTACGCCACCTGCTTAGAACCGGCATGGCCATCGGTTGCTTCTACATTGAATCCCCGGCCATGCGCATGCTGCTTACCAAACTCCAGGCAGATGATTACCTGCGGCTTGTAGCCGCCAGTTCCATCATTCGGCCCGGCGTTTCAAAAAGCGGCATGATGGGTGAATACGTGCGCAGGTACCGGTATCCCGAATACAGGGTTTCAGCCAGAGAGCAACTCCCCGAGCTGTACGACCTGCTCCATGAAACCTATGGCGTGATGGTATACCAGGAAGATGTGATGAAAGTGGCCCACTACTTTGCGGAGCTGACGATGGGAGAAGCAGACATCCTCAGAAGGGGCATGTCGTGGAAATTCAAACAACGCAATGAGTTCCACAAGGTACGCGACCGCTTTTTCTCCAACTGCAAAGCGAAAGGTTACTCCGAACCCGTTATCGCAGATATCTGGAAGCAGATCGAAAGCTTTGCCAACTATGCCTTCGCAAAAGGGCATTCCGCGTCTTATGCGGTGGAAAGTTTTCAGGCACTGTATCTGAAAGCTCACTTTCCCCTGGAATACCTGACGGCTACCATCAACAACGGAGGCGGGTTTTACCGACCCGAACTTTACATCCATGAAGCCGTTATGCTCGGCGGAAAAGTGGAAGCGCCCTGCATCAACAGCAGTCACATGGCCGCCACCCTCCATGGCAACAGCATATACCTGGGATTGGGAATGGTCAAAGGACTGGATGAGCAGGTGATCCGTAAGCTCCTTGCAACACGCGACTACGAAGGTCCGTTCGGGAGCCTGCAGGACATCACCAACCGCATGGAGATACCACTGGAACAATTGCGGATACTCATCCGGATAGGCGCGCTGCGGTTCACCAAAAAACCTGCGAAGGAACTCCTATGGGACGCGCATGATTTACTCGGCAACCGGAAGCGCTCAGCGCCCACCCCTTCCCTTTTCAGGGAAACCGCACGGAAGTTCACCCTTCCCGAACTGTTTCACCACCCACTGGAAACGGCCTACACAGAAATGGAACTGCTCGGATTTTCCCTCTCCACATCGCCCTTTGAACTGGTCACACAACTTCCCGAAGACAAGATCCCCGCCGACAAAATGAAATACCATGTGGGCAAAATCATAGAAATCACGGGCTACCTGGTACATGTCAAACATACCCAAACGGGAAACGGACAAAAGATGAGCTTCGGCACTTTCATTGACAGGCAGGGGCATTGGATTGACTCGGTGCAGTTCCCGAATATCTCACAAAGGTACCCCTTTCGCGGTCCGGGCTGTTACCTGATAAAGGGTAAAGTGGTGGATGACTTCGGCTTTATCACGCTTGAAACCATCCAGCTGCACAGACTTGAATACAATCACATGGACGAGGTACCTCACCGGCTGAAACTTCCTTCTTCCTATGACACGGGCCGTGTGATGCCATCATCAAAAAAACGTTAA